A region of Sugiyamaella lignohabitans strain CBS 10342 chromosome A, complete sequence DNA encodes the following proteins:
- the AUR1 gene encoding inositol phosphorylceramide synthase (Phosphatidylinositol:ceramide phosphoinositol transferase; required for sphingolipid synthesis; can mutate to confer aureobasidin A resistance; also known as IPC synthase; GO_component: GO:0005794 - Golgi apparatus [Evidence IEA]; GO_component: GO:0005794 - Golgi apparatus [Evidence IDA] [PMID 10888667]; GO_component: GO:0032580 - Golgi cisterna membrane [Evidence IEA]; GO_component: GO:0070916 - inositol phosphoceramide synthase complex [Evidence IPI] [PMID 19726565]; GO_component: GO:0016021 - integral component of membrane [Evidence IEA]; GO_component: GO:0016021 - integral component of membrane [Evidence ISM] [PMID 12192589]; GO_component: GO:0016020 - membrane [Evidence IEA,IEA]; GO_function: GO:0003824 - catalytic activity [Evidence IEA]; GO_function: GO:0045140 - inositol phosphoceramide synthase activity [Evidence IDA] [PMID 19047657]; GO_function: GO:0045140 - inositol phosphoceramide synthase activity [Evidence IMP] [PMID 9092515]; GO_function: GO:0016740 - transferase activity [Evidence IEA]; GO_process: GO:0006673 - inositolphosphoceramide metabolic process [Evidence IDA] [PMID 19726565]; GO_process: GO:0006629 - lipid metabolic process [Evidence IEA]; GO_process: GO:0030148 - sphingolipid biosynthetic process [Evidence IMP] [PMID 9092515]; GO_process: GO:0006665 - sphingolipid metabolic process [Evidence IEA]), with protein sequence MASIFARVKEFFLADAIPGNTLPQLETSLDPRVTFNRLKNHKWTRGDLQYIPMAVVMLFCFIIDSDPPLFFRLSIALLLTIAVIIPATSQFWFPFLPIGTWLVLFYSCRFIPPAWRPSICVRLLPALETIFYGGNLSEVLASSKNSVLDVLAWLPYGLIHFGAPFVVSIICFLFGPPSMLRVWAFAFGWMNIIGVSIQILFPTAPPWYKIDHGLDPANYSMPGSAGGLARIDKLLGLNLYTGTFGASPQVFGAFPSLHSGCATIEVLFLSHMFPSLTPFFFLYEMWIWWSTMYLTHHYFIDLVGGAALSFTVFYACKMTCLPRMLPGKLSRWSYDYVEIGIAKLPAKLRKSIDDGEFIELPPLDTVRAAAVHDIADELEYHSPQLSSPVPHRPGLFNQGPGRRSPQSPRFASNGFSTISPTGASGASNHGPVSSNGGSLSGIAGRAIPDLYHNHHKTSSYQFFEGDLRATSASSPVSAIRQDYGDIPTAVNSSGPSSASISTSGSTIVHNGRSTTPSPKADDSILSNIFAARTISPVHRD encoded by the coding sequence ATGGCATCGATATTTGCCAGAGTCAAGGAGTTCTTCCTGGCTGATGCCATTCCTGGGAACACCCTCCCTCAGCTAGAAACTTCGTTAGACCCTCGTGTCACGTTTAATAGACTCAAAAATCACAAATGGACCAGGGGCGATTTACAGTATATCCCCATGGCCGTTGTCATGTTATTCTGTTTCATTATTGATTCTGATCCTCCCCTATTTTTCAGGTTATCCATTGCTCTTTTACTGACTATTGCCGTAATAATTCCTGCCACATCTCAGTTCTGGTTCCCTTTTCTTCCTATTGGAACCTGGCTCGTACTGTTTTATTCCTGTCGATTTATTCCTCCTGCTTGGAGACCTTCGATCTGTGTAAGACTGCTGCCTGCTTTAGAAACTATTTTCTATGGCGGTAATTTGAGTGAGGTTTTAGCATCGTCTAAAAACTCTGTACTCGATGTTCTGGCTTGGCTGCCTTATGGACTGATCCATTTCGGTGCTCCTTTTGTCGTGTCCATTATCTGCTTCTTGTTTGGACCTCCTTCCATGTTGAGAGTATGGGCATTTGCGTTTGGCTGGATGAACATCATTGGTGTCAGTATTCAAATCCTATTTCCTACTGCTCCTCCATGGTACAAAATCGACCATGGCCTGGATCCTGCCAACTATTCTATGCCCGGTAGTGCTGGTGGGTTGGCCCGTATCGACAAGCTACTTGGATTAAATCTGTATACCGGTACTTTTGGCGCTTCCCCACAGGTGTTTGGCGCATTCCCATCACTGCACTCGGGATGTGCCACTATCGAGGTACTGTTTCTCAGTCACATGTTCCCCAGCCTGACTCCGTTCTTTTTTCTCTATGAAATGTGGATCTGGTGGTCGACTATGTACCTGACCCACCACTATTTCATTGATCTTGTAGGAGGTGCTGCCCTTTCATTCACAGTCTTTTACGCCTGTAAGATGACTTGTTTGCCCAGAATGCTTCCTGGTAAGTTGTCTCGTTGGTCGTATGACTATGTTGAGATTGGGATTGCCAAACTTCCTGCTAAACTACGAAAATCCATCGATGACGGCGAGTTTATTGAGCTGCCTCCTCTTGACACTGTacgagcagctgctgttcacGATATTGCCGACGAGCTTGAGTACCATTCTCCACAATTATCATCACCTGTCCCTCATCGACCAGGTCTGTTTAACCAAGGACCAGGACGTAGAAGTCCTCAAAGCCCTCGATTCGCCAGCAACGGATTCTCCACCATCAGCCCTACCGGTGCGTCTGGAGCTAGTAATCACGGACccgtcagcagcaacggcgGCAGTCTCAGCGGTATAGCCGGGCGTGCTATCCCTGATTTATATCACAACCATCACAAAACCAGCAGCTACCAGTTCTTTGAAGGCGATCTACGAGCCACCTCGGCGTCGTCTCCTGTATCTGCTATTCGCCAGGATTACGGCGACATTCCCACTGCGGTCAACTCATCCGGGCCCAGCAGCgccagcatcagcaccagcggcagcacTATAGTACACAACGGCCGGTCCACGACGCCGTCTCCTAAAGCCGACGACTCGATCCTGTCCAACATCTTCGCTGCCAGGACAATCTCGCCCGTTCACCGAGACTAA
- the SOK1 gene encoding Sok1p (hypothetical protein; overexpression suppresses the growth defect of mutants lacking protein kinase A activity; involved in cAMP-mediated signaling; localized to the nucleus; similar to the mouse testis-specific protein PBS13; GO_component: GO:0005634 - nucleus [Evidence IEA,IEA]; GO_component: GO:0005634 - nucleus [Evidence IDA] [PMID 8065298]; GO_function: GO:0003674 - molecular_function [Evidence ND]; GO_process: GO:0019933 - cAMP-mediated signaling [Evidence IGI] [PMID 8065298]), producing MSPIYASSTMDTDPLDASQPVVTSTTPATATTSAGSGAPSSSSPSSSSTVSSSVSSSSSSSSTSSWDSVDPKDQLAPLQPTIVAASASTIPTTTSNKRPQSLQLPLQPNKRHSHRGRSRSLPNLLYESNKVHKRKDSSLPTDCTIGSRRSRKKLTFNQSQVVAQQKLHIHSHQSISTPNLTTAVGSSIGPISTSTSNTSSISLPTSSSPSPDMSSSSSPAKHNTTTPWVQPPPVNSVSLREIDLQEIFKNPQLRHDIVFDPQLQFRPNLDGERGKRKKMMAEKYWDSIVLDCQDLVSGKSDSSPKLVLLFSTLREILLSLLPVHNRSYVDSVLDPDLLIQQVRHSALDFLGLAKWLSSVFKAHCAPMRDSWVDQMVSRIELGISTKSPKRLVEGLRMVFAILEAMKLDVANHQIRTLRPMLVESAIEFEQEYYNQITAKGKIDFTDSLVWYKSAHAKFQTAQASSAAMAQVSSTLADANRGAFVYGFLKLLSCASDDMVSEFPSTFGFDLYRLAGFRAEVRKVVCIHLAISLYQQVMSAEIASLKSPEARQLSAQALSPQAINKLKQDIIAIISDSSGNAKWTKNTQSLSLEFAKRIEETVHKKNVTVPCQRLVSLCSGWLSKHLQPRSEVYKLLENKTMTNLFSGICSGLCAISGLDSTVISNGLAGNPIPEGPVSKETISLADRILVLVKFHWGVFGKYYSAYLALSEEKELSAATASALLLSGTSSNSNDDGLDDSVEMVTRTDANSDAVQTISSSRMRQPSTC from the coding sequence ATGTCGCCCATTTATGCTAGTTCCACTATGGACACTGATCCTTTAGACGCCAGTCAACCCGTCGTCACTTCCACCactcctgctactgccactACATCTGCTGGCTCTGGAGCTCCCAgttcatcatcaccatcgtcttcttcgactgtatcatcttcagtttcgtcttcgtcgtcttcatcaagTACATCTTCATGGGACTCTGTCGACCCTAAAGACCAGCTTGCTCCTTTACAACCAACCATAGTCGCAGCTTCCGCTTCAACCATtcccaccaccacttctAACAAGCGTCCTCAGTCGCTGCAACTTCCTCTTCAACCCAATAAGCGTCACAGCCATCGCGGTCGCTCAAGGTCGCTACCCAACCTGCTCTACGAATCTAACAAGGTTCATAAACGCAAAGATAGCTCGCTTCCTACCGACTGTACCATCGGCTCAAGACGATCCAGAAAGAAGCTGACTTTCAATCAATCCCAAGTCGTGGCTCAACAAAAACTACAtattcattctcatcaaagCATATCTACACCAAATCTCACCACAGCCGTTGGTTCTTCCATCGGTCCTatctccacctccacctctaacacatcatcaatatcattacCCACTTCGTCATCTCCATCGCCTGATATGTCGTCTAGTTCATCTCCCGCCAAGCATAATACCACGACCCCATGGGTTCAACCTCCACCAGTCAATTCGGTATCACTAAGAGAAATCGATTTACAGGAAATCTTCAAGAACCCCCAGCTTCGTCATGATATTGTGTTCGATCCTCAGCTGCAGTTCCGTCCTAATCTGGATGGCGAGCGTGGAAAGCGTAAGAAGATGATGGCTGAAAAGTACTGGGATTCCATTGTTCTCGACTGTCAGGATCTTGTTTCTGGCAAGTCGGACAGCTCTCCTAAACTTGTTCTGTTATTCAGCACTTTACGAGAAATCCTGTTATCACTACTTCCTGTTCATAATCGATCATATGTCGACTCGGTACTGGATCCTGATCTTCTTATTCAACAAGTTCGTCATAGTGCCTTGGATTTCCTTGGTCTTGCCAAGTGGCTGTCGTCTGTTTTCAAGGCCCATTGTGCTCCTATGAGAGACTCTTGGGTCGACCAAATGGTTTCTCGCATCGAATTAGGCATTTCTACCAAGTCTCCTAAACGCTTGGTAGAAGGTCTTAGAATGGTGTTTGCTATTTTAGAAGCCATGAAACTCGACGTTGCCAACCATCAAATCCGCACTTTACGACCAATGTTAGTGGAATCGGCTATTGAGTTCGAACAGGAATACTACAACCAAATCACTGCAAAGGGCAAGATTGATTTCACTGATAGTCTTGTCTGGTACAAGTCTGCACATGCCAAGTTCCAGACTGCTCAGGCTTCCAGTGCTGCCATGGCTCAAGTGTCTAGCACTTTGGCCGATGCCAATCGTGGTGCCTTTGTCTATGGCTTCCTTAAGCTGCTGTCTTGTGCTTCAGATGATATGGTCAGCGAGTTCCCATCGACTTTTGGCTTTGATTTGTACAGATTGGCTGGTTTTAGAGCCGAAGTGCGAAAAGTCGTGTGTATTCATTTGGCTATCAGTTTATATCAACAAGTCATGTCGGCCGAGATTGCCAGCTTAAAGTCGCCCGAGGCTCGACAGCTGTCTGCTCAAGCCCTTTCTCCTCAAGCTATTAACAAACTCAAACAGGATATTATCGCCATTATTAGCGACTCTTCCGGCAATGCCAAGTGGACTAAGAACACCCAGTCTTTGTCCTTGGAGTTTGCTAAGCGCATTGAAGAGACTGTCCACAAGAAGAATGTCACTGTTCCTTGTCAACGTCTTGTCAGTCTGTGTTCTGGCTGGCTGTCTAAACATCTTCAACCTCGTTCTGAAGTTTATAAACTGTTGGAGAACAAGACCATGACTAATCTGTTCAGTGGTATCTGCAGTGGTTTGTGTGCCATTAGCGGTCTTGACAGCACTGTCATCAGTAATGGTCTTGCTGGTAACCCCATTCCCGAGGGTCCTGTTTCTAAAGAGACTATTTCTCTTGCCGACAGAATCCTTGTCTTGGTCAAGTTCCACTGGGGTGTTTTCGGCAAGTACTACTCAGCCTACCTCGCTCTTAGCGAGGAGAAGGAGCTTTCTGCCGCCACTGCCTCTGCACTATTACTCAGTGGAACATCTTCGAACAGTAACGACGACGGCCTCGACGATTCGGTTGAAATGGTCACGCGAACCGACGCCAATTCTGACGCTGTTCAGactatcagcagcagcagaatgAGACAACCATCCACCTGTTAA
- the YIA6 gene encoding Yia6p (Mitochondrial NAD+ transporter; involved in the transport of NAD+ into the mitochondria (see also YEA6); member of the mitochondrial carrier subfamily; disputed role as a pyruvate transporter; has putative mouse and human orthologs; YIA6 has a paralog, YEA6, that arose from the whole genome duplication; GO_component: GO:0016021 - integral component of membrane [Evidence IEA]; GO_component: GO:0016021 - integral component of membrane [Evidence ISM] [PMID 12192589]; GO_component: GO:0016020 - membrane [Evidence IEA]; GO_component: GO:0005743 - mitochondrial inner membrane [Evidence IEA,IEA]; GO_component: GO:0005743 - mitochondrial inner membrane [Evidence ISS] [PMID 10930523]; GO_component: GO:0005739 - mitochondrion [Evidence IEA]; GO_component: GO:0005739 - mitochondrion [Evidence IDA] [PMID 16291748]; GO_function: GO:0051724 - NAD transporter activity [Evidence IDA,IGI,IMP] [PMID 16291748]; GO_function: GO:0005477 - pyruvate secondary active transmembrane transporter activity [Evidence IMP] [PMID 12887330]; GO_function: GO:0005477 - pyruvate secondary active transmembrane transporter activity [Evidence IDA] [PMID 16291748]; GO_function: GO:0005215 - transporter activity [Evidence ISS] [PMID 10930523]; GO_process: GO:0035352 - NAD transmembrane transport [Evidence IDA,IGI,IMP] [PMID 16291748]; GO_process: GO:0006850 - mitochondrial pyruvate transport [Evidence IMP] [PMID 12887330]; GO_process: GO:0006850 - mitochondrial pyruvate transport [Evidence IDA] [PMID 16291748]; GO_process: GO:0055085 - transmembrane transport [Evidence IEA]; GO_process: GO:0006810 - transport [Evidence IEA]; GO_process: GO:0006810 - transport [Evidence ISS] [PMID 10930523]): MSDEDGIIEVNTHRVVWHERPLLNLTDDHINAISGAIAGVTSGVAVCPLDVAKTRLQAQGGFSALQRSRDPTVRVVTKYSGLLGTVSTIFKDEGVRGLYRGLTPIIIGYIPTWTIYFMLYEKTKRNITPYLSNYPTLAHIASAITGGATSTLVTNPIWVVKTRLMSQNQSTSWHYKSTWDAVSTMYRTEGISVFYSGLGPALLGLCHVAIQFPLYEKFKQLFTAEKVYGPITELAEHMPADSITDDAKAVAADSMGILLASSLSKVIASSITYPHEVIRTRNQIQNYTAGGVPQRNIKYHGIVHTAKTIFVEEGWRAFYAGLGTNMFRAVPSSAVTLLTYEIVSGYLRRARDKVDRQT, encoded by the coding sequence ATGTCAGACGAGGATGGAATTATAGAAGTCAATACCCATCGGGTAGTATGGCACGAACGTCCTCTTCTCAACCTTACTGATGATCATATAAATGCTATATCTGGAGCGATAGCTGGTGTGACTTCTGGAGTCGCAGTATGTCCACTGGATGTCGCCAAAACAAGACTACAAGCACAGGGAGGATTCTCGGCACTTCAACGTAGTCGAGATCCTACGGTGCGAGTGGTGACAAAATACTCTGGACTCCTAGGAACTGTGTCTACGATATTTAAAGATGAAGGTGTGAGAGGCCTATATAGAGGCTTGACTCCGATAATTATAGGATACATTCCTACCTGGACCATCTATTTCATGCTGTACGAGAAAACTAAACGAAACATCACCCCCTATTTATCCAACTATCCAACCCTGGCTCATATTGCATCTGCTATCACCGGTGGAGCCACGTCCACACTGGTGACAAATCCAATCTGGGTGGTTAAAACGAGACTCATGTCTCAGAACCAGTCCACCTCATGGCATTATAAATCTACCTGGGACGCCGTTTCGACTATGTATCGGACCGAAGGTATTTCAGTATTCTACTCAGGTCTTGGTCCAGCATTATTAGGACTGTGTCACGTCGCAATTCAGTTCCCACTTTATGAGAAATTCAAGCAGCTGTTCACAGCTGAGAAAGTCTACGGACCCATAACCGAGCTCGCTGAACACATGCCTGCCGACAGCATCACGGACGACGCCAAAGcggttgctgctgacagcATGGGCATCCTCCTCGCATCATCACTGTCCAAAGTCATAGCATCGTCAATCACATACCCGCACGAAGTGATTCGAACGCGGAACCAGATCCAAAACTACACAGCCGGGGGCGTACCCCAGCGAAACATCAAATACCATGGCATCGTGCACACCGCCAAAACTATTTTCGTCGAAGAAGGCTGGCGGGCCTTCTACGCCGGTCTTGGAACCAACATGTTCCGAGCAGTCCCCTCGAGCGCCGTGACCCTACTCACTTACGAAATCGTCTCAGGCTACCTACGGCGGGCCCGCGACAAAGTAGATAGACAGACTTAA
- the RPO41 gene encoding Rpo41p (similar to Saccharomyces cerevisiae S288c NP_116617.1) has translation MSLESKGEADEQNVKDVFTANITPSDATSSTATSSGSTTGAKDTAEASSNANGIDLTELIPAIEKKGVSTLLPTETLGLKTIRHTLTGLLEGSEEDLSPLLQDKNVESGNYVDFLELSDKIPEDKKHEFDELLEKYNEARQQSVESRGFEGAREKWKKLFEKRVAIQNKAKTGGQQTVTFKALDTLLWEWNKDMLPLIKAEFDRIQKVLKYSTLSQIPADIKKENSASSQNVSYADRFEYGPYLTLVKPENLGPITMLELLKLNSTGGVQEGMRTARAVLAVGKTVEMEYRMQVAKQREKEALKGVDHNQSALASVRTAVKNSDLGTVQTSWPLHIRAKIGSLLISLLLQVAKVAVYGKDPITGEKVSGKAPAFYHSYQYHNGSRVGVLKVHKSVAKHLSGEAMATAIQPQLLPMLVKPRPWTAWNKGGYLYSSAKVMRSRDSPEQVAYLKAASDRGTLDQVYEGLNVLGNTAWTINKDIFEVILKVWNTGEEFLEIPRRVEIQPELPPAPPRDADPSVRRDWLRQCRLIVNENQALYSQRCDTNYKLEIARAFLGERFYLPHNLDFRGRAYPLSPHLNHLGNDLSRGLLKFWEARELGEHGLNWLKVHCANVFGHNKFSFEDRIAFADENMEKILDSANSPMEGQKWWQEAESPWQALATCIEIRNAMNLEDPSKYKCRLPVHMDGSCNGLQHYAALGGDVEGAAEVNLVPSSKPQDVYSRVLEIVRVRVEEDATKGHKEAKMAVDKLSRKLIKQTVMTHVYGVTFVGARQQISNRLSDAGLEQEHLYSTAGYLAKTVLGAVRSLFEGAHLIQDWLGDNATRISRSVRLDMGSMATKSSKNGNRPEFMSSVIWTTPLGLPIVQPYRQDTKKQVITSLQSVFITDPYALRGVNGRKQRTAFPPNFIHSLDASHMLMSAIGCGREGISFAAVHDSYWTHPGDIDKMNRILRDCFIELHQVDLVDKLRIEFEQRYTGLLQYAEIPKDCDIAQKIIRAQAKYSIEKYGTEKKLTVADQIEMENKRLEALEAGLEDIETPVSIIESLSEQELDTLLNQIPKKVKRKRQVKNANFRSTEHVGTGADNFEQLEKQAQEAEVEEADENIDSLTTGRSSTLMGILVPLRITKVPAKGDFDVHQLRDSKYFFS, from the coding sequence ATGTCTTTGGAATCAAAAGGTGAAGCTGATGAACAGAATGTGAAAGATGTGTTCACCGCAAACATCACTCCTAGTGACGCCACCAGCAGTACTGCCACTTCTAGTGGGTCTACCACTGGTGCCAAGGACACTGCCGAAGCATCCAGTAATGCCAACGGTATTGATTTAACAGAGTTGATTCCTGCAATCGAAAAGAAGGGTGTTAGTACACTTCTTCCTACTGAGACTCTTGGTTTGAAGACTATTCGCCACACATTGACAGGTCTTTTGGAAGGTTCTGAGGAAGATCTATCACCATTGCTACAAGATAAAAACGTCGAATCAGGTAATTATGTGGACTTTCTCGAACTTTCAGATAAAATCCCAGAGGACAAGAAACATGAGTTTGATGAGCTTCTCGAAAAGTATAATGAGGCTAGACAACAGAGTGTGGAGTCGAGAGGTTTTGAAGGAGCTCGTGAGAAATGGAAGAAGCTTTTTGAGAAGCGGGTCGCTATTCAAAACAAAGCCAAGACCGGTGGTCAACAGACTGTCACATTTAAAGCTCTCGACACTCTGCTTTGGGAGTGGAACAAAGATATGCTCCCGTTGATCAAAGCAGAGTTTGATCGAATCCAGAAAGTACTCAAGTATTCGACCCTATCACAAATTCCTGCTGACATTAAGAAGGAGAACAGCGCAAGTTCTCAGAATGTTAGCTACGCCGATAGATTTGAATATGGCCCTTACTTGACTCTTGTCAAGCCAGAAAACCTTGGGCCCATCACCATGTTAGAGCTCCTCAAGCTGAACTCTACTGGAGGTGTCCAAGAGGGTATGCGTACTGCTCGAGCTGTCTTAGCTGTTGGTAAGACGGTTGAGATGGAGTACAGAATGCAAGTGGCTAAACAACGTGAGAAGGAGGCTCTAAAAGGTGTCGACCACAATCAGTCAGCTCTAGCATCAGTTAGAACTGCTGTCAAGAACAGTGATCTAGGTACCGTTCAGACGTCATGGCCATTGCATATTCGTGCCAAGATTGGATCTCTGTTGATTTCACTTTTATTGCAAGTCGCAAAGGTTGCTGTGTACGGTAAGGACCCTATCACAGGAGAAAAAGTCTCTGGTAAAGCTCCTGCATTCTACCATTCATATCAATACCACAATGGAAGCAGAGTTGGTGTCCTAAAGGTGCACAAGTCTGTTGCCAAACATCTATCTGGTGAAGCTATGGCTACTGCTATCCAACCCCAATTACTTCCAATGCTTGTCAAGCCTCGACCTTGGACTGCTTGGAACAAGGGTGGATACTTGTATAGTTCTGCCAAGGTCATGAGATCTAGAGACTCTCCTGAACAGGTTGCTTATCTTAAAGCAGCCTCTGACAGAGGTACTCTCGATCAAGTTTACGAGGGTCTTAATGTTTTGGGTAATACTGCCTGGACCATCAACAAGGATATTTTTGAAGTCATTCTCAAAGTATGGAATACTGGAGAAGAGTTTTTGGAAATTCCTCGCCGAGTCGAGATTCAACCTGAGCTCCCACCTGCTCCACCTAGAGATGCCGATCCAAGTGTTCGTAGAGATTGGCTTCGTCAGTGTCGATTGATTGTTAATGAGAACCAAGCTTTATACTCTCAAAGATGTGACACAAACTACAAACTGGAGATTGCTCGTGCATTTTTAGGAGAACGTTTCTACTTACCTCATAACCTCGACTTCCGTGGCCGGGCTTATCCATTATCACCACATTTAAATCACCTTGGTAATGACTTGTCAAGAGGTTTATTGAAATTCTGGGAAGCTCGTGAACTTGGAGAACATGGATTGAACTGGTTGAAAGTCCATTGTGCTAATGTCTTTGGACATAACAAGTTCAGTTTTGAAGATCGTATCGCATTTGCGGATGAGAACATGGAAAAGATTTTGGATTCTGCAAACAGCCCAATGGAAGGTCAGAAGTGGTGGCAGGAAGCAGAGAGTCCATGGCAGGCTCTTGCAACCTGTATTGAAATCCGAAACGCCATGAATTTGGAGGATCCTTCAAAGTACAAGTGTCGTCTTCCTGTACATATGGACGGTAGTTGTAACGGATTACAGCATTACGCTGCTCTCggtggtgatgttgaaggTGCTGCTGAGGTTAATCTTGTCCCAAGTTCCAAACCCCAAGACGTTTATTCCAGAGTACTCGAGATTGTACGGGTTCGAGTTGAGGAAGATGCCACCAAGGGTCATAAAGAGGCCAAAATGGCTGTGGATAAGTTGTCGAGAAAGCTCATCAAACAAACTGTAATGACCCACGTCTACGGAGTTACATTTGTAGGTGCACGTCAACAAATTTCCAACCGATTGTCGGACGCTGGTCTGGAGCAAGAACATCTGTACTCAACAGCAGGATACCTTGCCAAGACTGTCTTAGGAGCTGTGAGATCTTTGTTTGAAGGTGCTCATTTGATCCAAGACTGGCTGGGTGATAACGCTACTAGAATCTCTCGTTCAGTGAGATTGGATATGGGCAGCATGGCTACCAAAAGCTCTAAAAATGGTAACCGACCCGAGTTTATGTCTTCGGTCATTTGGACGACTCCATTAGGATTGCCCATTGTCCAACCCTACAGACAAGATACCAAAAAGCAGGTGATTACTTCGTTGCAGAGTGTATTTATTACAGATCCATATGCTCTTCGTGGTGTCAATGGCCGCAAACAAAGAACTGCATTCCCTCCTAATTTCATCCATTCTTTGGATGCCAGTCACATGTTGATGTCAGCTATCGGTTGTGGTCGAGAGGGTATTTCGTTTGCTGCTGTGCACGATTCGTATTGGACACACCCTGGTGATATTGACAAGATGAACCGTATTTTGCGTGATTGTTTTATCGAGTTGCACCAAGTCGATTTGGTTGACAAGTTGCGAATTGAATTCGAACAAAGGTACACTGGTTTGTTGCAATATGCTGAGATCCCCAAGGATTGCGATATTGCCCAGAAAATCATTCGAGCTCAAGCAAAGTATtcaattgaaaagtatGGCACTGAAAAGAAACTGACAGTGGCCGATCAGATTGAGATGGAGAATAAACGACTAGAGGCTCTGGAAGCCGGTCTCGAGGATATCGAGACTCCTGTTAGCATTATAGAATCATTATCGGAACAAGAGCTCGACACATTGCTCAATCAGATTCCCAAAAAAgtcaagagaaagagacaGGTCAAGAATGCCAACTTCCGCTCGACTGAGCACGTCGGAACAGGTGCCGATAACTTCGAGCAACTCGAGAAACAAGCACAAGAAGCCGAAGTCGAGGAAGCTGACGAGAACATCGACTCACTGACGACTGGCAGAAGTTCTACATTAATGGGAATCCTGGTGCCACTGCGCATCACCAAAGTACCTGCCAAGGGCGACTTCGACGTGCACCAACTCCGCGACAGCAAGTACTTCTTCTCCTAA